From the genome of Vulpes lagopus strain Blue_001 chromosome 2, ASM1834538v1, whole genome shotgun sequence, one region includes:
- the NUDT19 gene encoding nucleoside diphosphate-linked moiety X motif 19 — MSGSLRPRPGGWRRAATVVLAAGWARPSPAAPPLPPLPAGGFRLLLLQRCQDQGFLPGAHVFPGGVQDAADRSADWLRLFAPLHGPPRFGLRPARPPPRPFPGLPDTDGAAAAQPDDAAPAALPDDVAARVCAVREAFEEAGVLLLRPRGARPAAPEPARALPPPPGLDAWRERVRRDPRLFLSLCEQLDCAPDIWALHDWGGWLTPFTRPGGRRFDTSFFLCCLSEPPPVRPDGSEVVRCQWSSPSEATESFTKKEIWLAPPQFYEIRRLANFTSLSDLHKFCLDGTSEGIEKWMPITFLTANAMVQLLPGDELYSEDSEYLENVMSSGKKIEDIMKESKTLHRLVLYSHHVFNIHVTIQSKHKHIYPKTYIVSKSRL, encoded by the exons ATGAGCGGCTCCCTGCGGCCCAGGCCCGGCGGCTGGCGGCGGGCGGCCACGGTGGTGCTGGCGGCCGGCTGGGCGCGCCCgagccccgccgcgcccccgctgcccccgctgcccgCCGGCGGCTtccgcctgctgctgctgcagcgcTGCCAGGACCAGGGCTTCCTGCCCGGCGCGCACGTCTTCCCGGGCGGCGTGCAGGACGCGGCCGACCGCTCGGCCGACTGGCTGCGCCTGTTCGCGCCGCTCCACGGCCCGCCGCGCTTCGGCCtgcgccccgcgcgcccgccgccgcgcccgtTCCCGGGCCTGCCCGACACCGACGGGGCCGCCGCGGCGCAGCCCGATGACGCGGCCCCCGCGGCGCTGCCCGATGACGTGGCCGCCCGCGTGTGCGCCGTCCGCGAGGCGTTCGAGGAGGCGGGCGTGCTGCTGCTGCGGCCCCGCGGCGCCCGGCCCGCCGCGCCCGAGCCGGCCCGGGCCCTGCCGCCGCCCCCGGGGCTGGACGCCTGGCGCGAGCGCGTGCGCCGCGACCCGCGCCTCTTCCTGAGCCTGTGCGAGCAGCTCGACTGCGCGCCCGACATCTGGGCGCTGCACGACTGGGGCGGCTGGCTCACGCCCTTCACGCGCCCCGGCGGCCGCCGCTTCGACACGTCCTTCTTCCTGTGCTGCCTGAGCGAGCCGCCGCCGGTGCGGCCGGACGGGAGCGAGGTGGTGCGCTGCCAG TGGTCATCTCCATCAGAGGCAACTGAGAGTTTCACGAAAAAAGAAATTTGGCTGGCACCTCCACAATTCTATGAAATAAGAAGACTCGCTaactttacctctctctctgacttGCACAAATTTTGCTTGGACGGTACATcggaaggaatagaaaaatggATGCCAATCACGTTTTTAACTGCCAACGCAATGGTCCAGCTTTTACCAG GAGATGAATTGTACTCAGAAGAttcagaatatttagaaaatgttatgTCCTCTGGAAAAAAGATTGAAGACATCATGAAGGAAAGCAAGACGCTTCACCGACTAGTGTTATACAGCCACCATGTGTTTAACATCCACGTGACTATCCAGTCAAAGCATAAACATATTTATCCTAAGACCTACATAGTAAGTAAGAGCCGTTTGTAG
- the LOC121485577 gene encoding regulator of G-protein signaling 9-binding protein — translation MAREEGKALLDALNRATARHHLLALAVGGSADSQALRRELRGTRREAQELAAAARALLTAPLRDRGLRGEERAELERLWAAFSGCLDLLEADMRRALALGSAFPLQAPRRLVRTGAGGAGGSARSLRHLAERDGDGDGDGDDLRELEREVLQVSDMIHDMEMKVNVPRWAVQARHAAGAELLSAASSAGPASVQERAGPCDPGKALAAAVFSAVLLAAVALAVCVAKLS, via the coding sequence ATGGCGCGGGAGGAGGGCAAGGCGCTGCTGGACGCGCTCAACAGGGCGACCGCGCGCCACCACCTGCTGGCGCTGGCCGTCGGCGGCTCGGCGGACTCGCAGGCCCTGCGGCGGGAGCTGCGGGGGACGCGGCGCGAGGCGCAGGAGCTGGCGGCGGCCGCCCGCGCCCTGCTGACCGCGCCGCTGCGCGACCGGGGCCTGCGCGGCGAGGAGCGCGCCGAGCTCGAGCGCCTGTGGGCGGCCTTCTCCGGCTGCCTGGACCTGCTGGAGGCCGACATGCGGCGCGCGCTGGCGCTGGGCTCGGCCTTCCCGCTGCAGGCGCCGCGGCGGCTGGTGCGcacgggcgcggggggcgcggggggctcggcCCGCAGCCTGCGGCACCTGGCGGAGCGCGACGGCGACGGCGACGGCGACGGGGACGACCTGCGCGAGCTGGAGCGGGAGGTCCTCCAGGTGAGCGACATGATCCACGACATGGAGATGAAGGTCAACGTGCCCCGCTGGGCCGTGCAGGCCCGGCACGCGGCGGGCGCCGAGCTCCTGTCCGCCGCCTCCTCCGCGGGCCCCGCGTCGGTGCAGGAGCGCGCGGGGCCCTGCGACCCCGGCAAGGCCCTGGCCGCCGCCGTCTTCAGCGCCGTGCTGCTGGCGGCCGTGGCCCTGGCCGTCTGCGTGGCCAAGCTGAGCTGA